The following are encoded together in the Anabrus simplex isolate iqAnaSimp1 chromosome 5, ASM4041472v1, whole genome shotgun sequence genome:
- the LOC137500923 gene encoding toll-like receptor 13 codes for MLCFKKCRWCSWLMISVILIFLAVDLTPEAATIVLREENISSLDLRHMSIRTVHERQFSSYSLTRSLDLSNNLIYSIHKDGFCGMNSLFMLDLSDNELQYIHPETFKCCPVLKRLYLKNNQVLDSGTHHVFLYSKSIKIVDISYCNFKKFSNEMFSGMTSLKEVIAIGNVACRETKTQTSIDQIYCGLHTPDHHSKLNDTISDQTTDGLEETIIKNEVIPTTTTTTKVIPTKLKNLESDLHESVTLSGTLNVAGDETDKFVSNYEHPDDCANNSEGRPCGDHSMDRIKLSSEEHIKTTAVPNWKERGKEEIKKGEYYKIKIREMKIIPESYFVGMESTSVLNLSHLNIVHIDVRAFCGLDSLVSLILSGNNLHYLHPSTFHCTPRLQNLYLSDNPNLTLYKENAFISSPSLRYLDISNCHFLSFQKDVYSDLPQLTYINAVGNAGCPQIIRYFRGVSHPPCTNVIHSEQNCWKYVIALVCGLCGLVLIILPWCRNSHISNDNGTKANVNYENLLPHNEN; via the exons ATGCTCTGCTTTAAGAAATGCAG GTGGTGTTCTTGGTTGATGATATCGGTTATACTGATCTTCCTGGCTGTAGATCTAACTCCAGAGGCAGCTACTATCGTTCTTCGAGAAGAAAACATCTCTTCTCTCGACCTACGACATATGTCTATACGAACTGTACACGAGCGCCAGTTCAGTTCGTATAGTCTTACAAGAAGTCTTGATCTCTCCAACAACCTTATCTACAGTATCCATAAAGACGGTTTCTGTGGTATGAATTCTCTCTTCATGTTGGATTTGTCAGATAATGAACTACAATATATCCACCCAGAAACATTTAAGTGCTGTCCTGTTCTTAAAAGGCTTTACCTGAAAAATAATCAAGTGTTAGATTCTGGAACTCATCATGTGTTTCTGTATAGTAAGTCAATAAAAATCGTGGATATTAGTTATTGTAACTTTAAAAAATTTTCAAATGAAATGTTTTCTGGTATGACAAGTTTAAAAGAGGTTATTGCTATTGGAAATGTAGCTTGTCGGGAGACTAAAACACAAACCTCTATCGATCAAATCTACTGTGGACTTCATACTCCTGATCATCACTCGAAGCTTAATGATACAATATCAGATCAGACAACTGACGGACTTGAAGAGACAATAATTAAAAATGAGGtcataccaacaacaacaacaacaacaaaagtaataCCAACAAAACTGAAAAACTTGGAAAGTGATCTGCATGAATCTGTAACACTGTCTGGAACATTGAACGTAGCAGGTGACGAAACAGACAAATTTGTATCAAATTATGAACACCCAGACGACTGCGCCAATAACTCTGAAGGTAGACCATGTGGAGATCATTCTATGGACCGAATAAAACTGAGTTCTGAGGAGCATATAAAAACGACTGCAGTTCCAAATTGGAAAGAAAGAGGAAAAGAAGAGATTAAAAAAGGAGaatattacaaaattaaaatcCGAGAAATGAAAATAATTCCTGAATCTTACTTTGTTGGTATGGAATCTACTTCAGTATTAAATCTTTCACACCTCAACATCGTTCACATTGACGTTAGGGCATTCTGTGGCCTAGATTCGCTCGTATCTTTGATTCTTTCTGGAAATAATCTTCACTACTTGCACCCTAGTACGTTCCATTGCACACCTCGACTACAAAATCTGTATCTATCGGACAACCCCAATCTGACACTTTACAAAGAGAATGCATTTATTAGTAGTCCATCTCTGAGATATTTAGATATAAGTAATTGCCATTTTTTGTCGTTCCAGAAAGACGTGTATTCTGACCTACCACAACTAACGTATATCAACGCAGTTGGTAACGCAGGTTGCCCTCAGATAATAAGATATTTCAGAGGTGTCAGCCATCCTCCCTGCACTAATGTTATCCATAGTGAGCAGAATTGTTGGAAATATGTTATAGCTCTTGTATGTGGCTTATGTGGCCTAGTCCTCATTATCCTGCCATGGTGTCGAAACAGTCATATTTCTAATGACAATGGAACGAAGGCCAACGTGAACTATGAGAATTTGCTTCCACACAACGAAAACTGA